From a single Macrobrachium rosenbergii isolate ZJJX-2024 chromosome 9, ASM4041242v1, whole genome shotgun sequence genomic region:
- the LOC136841721 gene encoding LOW QUALITY PROTEIN: uncharacterized protein (The sequence of the model RefSeq protein was modified relative to this genomic sequence to represent the inferred CDS: deleted 1 base in 1 codon) has protein sequence MAPIEKYNSFARHSSAFNLVPHICQCRVSSKDCGELWLPVSRRGHFFHDSFFENARTCFHSAIQDMLTKWKDEDKLAVDWLKDSHSPVGSFSLYRQLRSHGNQEANHASTVVSDNRTHKVVMDVQDCTEGDIKVKVLGEKEVVVEGQGKGSPGEGSFSSRRFCRRFIFPSSVNMADVTSVLSSDGVLTIEAPKMNAEDKAKSTRQIPVEIEGTTATGSSSSKESVVDISARSGATKEKNDVVYYCRDCNKKIGSWHKAPETKLALQEGVKVPIKINTSSGAEKIIPVQQEASLDKKNDTQTKYINIEKEWEAESREKSSQEHKDTTVKANVLQVEKKAKQKSALNGNCYDVPIMTGFSILPVSLRGPFFSDSYFRSVQKDFQSAVQEILSRWGAVTSKLMEDNLSAYRRLRLQNFAEETQAVKTTEDETNHKFVLDVQDFMNGGEVTVKAINDREIVIEGQIEKEEGGLKSLKRFLKRFSVPRNLKLDSVSSVMSSDGVLTITAPKEPSSIQLKEIIVPVSIEGADVKDVAVRKTQESQHSSKTSFSSTDNNSEENTICATSQNVGNQIKVQRDSSDKSFESTKQQMQASQACKECIIPVNVEGVSDRTRQQNLDKQTGLTRAFQEEKQYLQVHQQSAKDQAATDRVIPINIQGSSNNTKAQAVTHQKDCIIPISVEAESSDVKAKSFDDKIKLQNERKESNGSAIGQNDKYHFAHQRAKAASSEKAIMSNQLSDNLACTSAETHYLPISRKGLFLGDTFFSDYQKNFQEAVKDVLMKSRHFMHDEDCMTAYRSLRQSDLRVENQALYAQEDNNSFKVAVDAKDFINGDLTVRVEGEELVIEGKAENSEAKSANSLTFSHRFLLPESFNMRTISSAISSDGILTVQCPKRANADSADGVRRMSTEARSKHESHNEGAQKWEEKRVKQSSEQGDGYSSRTFCSSYNSCQQQSSQF, from the exons ATGGCTCCCATCGAAAAATACAACTCCTTCGCCAGGCATAGCTCTGCCTTCAACTTGGTGCCTCACATTTGTCAATGCAGAGTCAGTTCGAAAGACTGCGGTGAATTGTGGCTCCCAGTTTCTCGAAGGGGACATTTTTTCCACGACTCCTTCTTCGAAAATGCCCGCACATGCTTCCACTCCGCCATTCAGGATATGCTCACCAAGTGGAAGGATGAAGACAAGTTAGCTGTGGACTGGCTAAAAGACAGCCACTCACCTGTTGGCAGTTTCAGCCTTTACAGACAGCTGAGATCCCACGGTAATCAAGAAGCGAACCATGCGTCTACTGTAGTGTCCGACAACCGCACTCATAAG GTTGTGATGGATGTCCAAGACTGCACGGAAGGAGACATCAAGGTGAAGGTCTTGGGAGAAAAGGAGGTGGTTGTTGAAGGTCAGGGGAAGGGAAGTCCTGGCGAGGGGTCCTTCTCCTCAAGGAGGTTCTGCAGGAGATTCATTTTCCCAAGTTCTGTCAACATGGCTGACGTCACCTCAGTGCTCTCCTCTGACGGAGTGCTGACGATCGAGGCGCCAAAAATG aatgcAGAAGACAAGGCTAAGTCCACCAGACAAATCCCAGTGGAAATTGAGGGAACGACAGCCACTGGCAGTTCTTCATCAAAGGAGTCTGTCGTAGACATTAGTGCTCGCTCAGGTGcaacgaaagaaaagaatgacGTCGTTTATTATTGTAGAGACTGCAACAAGAAGATTGGGTCTTGGCACAAGGCACCAGAAACGAAGTTGGCTCTGCAGGAAGGAGTGAAAGTGCCAATAAAGATCAACACGTCTTCAGGGGCTGAGAAGATTATTCCCGTGCAGCAGGAAGCGTCTTTAGATAAGAAAAATGATACACAGACAAAATACATCAACATAGAAAAAGAATGGGAGGCAGAAAGTCGAGAAAAGAGTTCACAAGAACACAAGGATACAACTGTGAAGGCAAACGTCTTGCAAGTcgagaaaaaagcaaaacaaaagtctGCCTTGAATGGAAACTGTTATGACGTTCCCATAATGACTGGTTTCAGTATTCTTCCTGTTTCTCTGAGAGGTCCTTTCTTCAGTGACTCCTATTTTAGGAGTGTCCAGAAAGATTTCCAGTCGGCAGTGCAAGAAATCCTCTCCAGATGGGGAGCGGTAACTTCCAAGCTTATGGAAGACAACTTGTCTGCATACAGAAGACTTCGCCTGCAAAACTTTGCTGAGGAGACCCAAGCCGTTAAGACAACAGAAGATGAAACTAACCACAAG TTTGTACTAGACGTTCAGGACTTCATGAATGGTGGCGAGGTTACAGTGAAAGCCATAAATGACCGAGAGATTGTGATTGAAGGCCAAatagagaaggaagaaggaggactGAAATCTTTGAAACGTTTCTTGAAACGTTTCAGTGTACCA AGAAATCTCAAGCTTGATTCTGTTTCTTCAGTTATGTCTTCAGATGGAGTACTCACAATCACCGCTCCCAAGGAG CCTTCATCTATCCAACTGAAAGAAATTATCGTCCCAGTCAGCATAGAAGGAGCAGACGTCAAGGACGTTGCAGTTAGGAAGACGCAAGAAAGCCAGCATTCTTCCAAGACCTCTTTCTCATCAACTGAcaataatagtgaagaaaataCTATTTGTGCCACCAGCCAGAATGTTGGCAACCAAATCAAAGTGCAAAGAGACAGTTCTGATAAGAGTTTCGAGAGCACGAAGCAGCAAATGCAAGCAAGCCAAGCTTGTAAAGAATGTATTATTCCAGTTAATGTGGAGGGAGTGTCTGATCGCACAAGACAGCAGAACTTAGATAAACAAACAGGCCTAACAAGAGCATTCCAAGAAGAAAAGCAATATCTGCAAGTTCATCAGCAGTCAGCTAAAGACCAAGCTGCCACAGACCGTGTAATTCCCATCAATATACAAGGGTCTTCAAACAACACCAAGGCACAGGCAGTCACTCACCAGAAGGATTGCATTATTCCAATTAGTGTGGAAGCAGAATCTAGTGATGTGAAAGCAAAGTCTTTCGATGACAAGATAAAGCTACagaatgaaaggaaggaaagcaATGGTTCTGCCATCGGTCAAAATGACAAGTATCATTTTGCTCACCAGAGGGCAAAAGCTGCCAGCAGTGAAAAGGCCATCATGAGTAATCAACTTTCAGACAACCTTGCATGTACTTCAGCAGAGACACATTACCTCCCTATCTCCAGAAAAGGACTTTTCCTTGGTGATACTTTCTTCAGTGACTATCAAAAGAACTTCCAGGAAGCTGTTAAAGATGTTCTTATGAAATCTAGGCATTTCATGCACGATGAAGACTGCATGACAGCCTACAGAAGTCTGCGTCAGAGTGACCTGAGAGTTGAGAATCAAGCTCTATATGCTCAAGAAGACAACAACTCCTTTAAG GTAGCTGTAGATGCTAAGGACTTTATCAATGGGGACCTTACAGTGCGAGTCGAAGGAGAAGAACTTGTGATCGAAGGCAAAGCAGAAAACAGCGAAGCCAAGTCCGCGAACTCCTTGACTTTCTCTCATCGCTTCCTCCTTCCCGAATCCTTCAATATGAGGACCATATCCTCAGCCATATCCTCTGACGGGATCCTCACAGTGCAGTGCCCGAAGAGGGCAAACGCTGACTCAGCAGACGGCGTCAGGAGGATGTCGACCGAGGCCAGGTCGAAGCACGAGAGCCACAACGAAGGTGCTCAGAAATGGGAGGAGAAGAGGGTGAAGCAGTCCTCTGAGCAAGGCGACGGTTACTCCTCTCGTACCTTCTGCAGTAGCTACAATTCCTGCCAACAGCAGTCTTCTCaattttaa